One genomic window of Ignavibacteriota bacterium includes the following:
- a CDS encoding carboxypeptidase regulatory-like domain-containing protein — MTPRHLILCCAAAVLLTSCGDPPAPVVTGAVTDARSGDALADARIHATGRSTRSSRDGYYMLEGVGPGDTLLVTRPGYESSTLILRAEPGEGLKLLRNVTLARIPDTAYTATGPVDVEAFLENRDLTPKKLSPNEARLRVMEKFPGYKISRGQLVKVSGNEEWLFDMRTGRASVTVYIDAHSGAVRSLESDDPNLDRKLQDAVGR, encoded by the coding sequence ATGACACCGCGACACCTCATTCTGTGCTGCGCTGCCGCCGTGCTGCTAACCTCCTGCGGTGATCCGCCCGCGCCCGTCGTGACCGGGGCGGTGACGGACGCGCGCAGCGGCGACGCGCTCGCCGACGCGCGTATCCACGCGACGGGCCGTTCAACACGCAGCAGCCGCGACGGCTACTACATGCTCGAAGGAGTCGGACCGGGCGACACGCTGCTCGTGACACGGCCGGGCTACGAATCCTCCACACTAATATTACGCGCCGAACCCGGCGAAGGCCTCAAACTTCTGCGAAATGTGACACTGGCCCGCATCCCCGACACGGCCTACACGGCGACGGGTCCCGTCGATGTCGAGGCCTTTCTCGAGAATCGCGACCTGACACCCAAAAAGCTGTCGCCGAACGAGGCGCGGCTGCGTGTGATGGAAAAATTTCCCGGCTACAAAATTTCGCGCGGCCAGCTCGTGAAAGTGAGCGGGAACGAGGAGTGGCTCTTCGACATGCGCACGGGCAGGGCGTCGGTCACCGTGTATATCGACGCGCACAGCGGCGCTGTGCGCAGCCTCGAAAGCGACGATCCCAATCTCGACCGCAAACTGCAGGACGCCGTCGGCCGCTGA
- the lpxK gene encoding tetraacyldisaccharide 4'-kinase, protein MLYRAVIAARNMLYDTGVFRVARLPVPVIAVGNISAGGTGKTPLAAAIAAHALARGCRVAFVTRGYGRRTRGTVVVSDGAGTLAHWRDGGDEPVMVARALPALPVVADERRARGCRVAVERFGADLLVLDDAFQHRACGRDVDIVAVDAARDPYNDRLLPFGRLREPVSSLRRAHAVVLTRWRDAPAWHAAEARLRAELACPVERALYEVSALREAGGGTRKPESLAGVVVAAFCGIGAPAAFVRTLEDLGARVADCIDHPDHHEYSDDDIRNIGARARAAGASVLVTTAKDAVRMEDRAALAGGLPLLVLEMCAELPADGAVLACIDAAIDEHRRKT, encoded by the coding sequence ATGCTGTACCGGGCGGTGATTGCTGCAAGGAACATGTTGTACGACACGGGCGTGTTCCGCGTCGCGCGGCTGCCCGTGCCGGTGATTGCAGTCGGCAACATCTCGGCGGGCGGGACGGGGAAGACGCCGCTCGCGGCGGCGATTGCCGCGCATGCCCTCGCGCGCGGCTGCCGCGTCGCCTTTGTCACACGCGGATACGGGCGGCGCACACGCGGCACGGTGGTGGTGAGCGACGGCGCGGGGACCCTCGCGCACTGGCGCGACGGCGGGGATGAACCCGTGATGGTGGCGCGCGCTCTGCCGGCCCTTCCTGTAGTGGCCGACGAGCGGCGCGCGCGCGGCTGCCGTGTCGCGGTGGAGCGATTCGGCGCGGACCTGCTCGTGCTCGACGACGCCTTTCAGCACCGCGCCTGCGGGCGTGATGTCGACATCGTGGCCGTCGATGCCGCGCGTGATCCGTACAACGATCGCCTCCTGCCCTTCGGACGGCTCCGCGAACCCGTCTCGTCGCTTCGACGCGCGCACGCCGTTGTACTCACGCGCTGGCGCGACGCGCCCGCCTGGCATGCGGCCGAGGCACGGCTCCGCGCCGAACTCGCCTGTCCCGTCGAGCGCGCGCTCTACGAGGTCTCGGCGCTGCGCGAGGCGGGCGGCGGCACGAGGAAGCCGGAATCACTCGCGGGGGTCGTCGTTGCCGCATTCTGCGGCATCGGGGCTCCGGCCGCCTTTGTCCGCACGCTCGAGGACCTCGGCGCGCGCGTGGCGGACTGCATCGACCATCCCGATCATCACGAGTATTCGGACGATGATATCCGAAATATCGGCGCGCGCGCCCGCGCAGCCGGCGCGTCGGTGCTTGTGACGACGGCGAAGGATGCCGTGCGTATGGAGGATCGGGCCGCGCTGGCGGGGGGACTGCCGCTCCTCGTGCTCGAGATGTGCGCCGAGCTTCCCGCGGACGGCGCCGTGCTTGCGTGTATCGACGCCGCGATCGACGAGCACCGGAGGAAGACATGA
- a CDS encoding D-glycerate dehydrogenase, with the protein MTPTVFCTRMIPDEGLALLRPATDLHIFPHDRPITRAELLDGVRDADALLCLLTDGIDRAVLDAAPRLKVVANYAVGYNNIDVDAARARGIVVTNTPGVLTDATADIAFALLIDCARRISESDRWLRAHTFDGWAPMLFRGVDLSGRTVGIVGAGRIGRAMAQRCAGGFGMSVVYTDRAPDAAFESDFGARFLPLDELLAASDFVSLHVPLTNETRHLIGARELALMKSTAVLVNTARGPVVDEEALIEALRTRRIFGAGFDVYEHEPAVPETLRALDNAVILPHIGSASFDTRARMAVMAAENILAVLAGRSAPNAVE; encoded by the coding sequence ATGACTCCCACCGTCTTCTGCACACGAATGATTCCCGACGAGGGTCTCGCCCTGCTCCGTCCGGCCACCGATCTGCACATCTTCCCCCACGACAGGCCCATCACGCGGGCCGAGCTGCTTGACGGCGTGCGGGACGCCGACGCCCTGCTCTGCCTGCTAACCGACGGCATCGACCGCGCGGTGCTGGACGCGGCGCCGCGCTTGAAAGTCGTGGCGAATTACGCGGTGGGATACAACAACATCGACGTGGATGCCGCGCGCGCGCGCGGCATCGTTGTCACAAACACGCCGGGGGTGCTCACCGACGCCACGGCCGACATCGCCTTCGCGCTGCTCATCGACTGCGCGCGGCGCATATCGGAGAGCGACCGCTGGCTGCGCGCGCACACCTTCGACGGCTGGGCGCCGATGCTGTTCCGCGGCGTTGATCTCTCGGGCCGCACCGTGGGCATCGTGGGCGCGGGACGTATCGGCAGAGCCATGGCGCAACGCTGCGCGGGCGGTTTCGGCATGTCGGTGGTGTACACCGACCGCGCGCCCGACGCCGCGTTCGAGTCCGACTTCGGCGCACGCTTCCTGCCGCTCGACGAGCTGCTCGCGGCTTCCGACTTCGTGTCGCTGCATGTGCCGCTCACCAACGAAACACGGCATCTCATCGGCGCCCGCGAACTGGCACTCATGAAATCCACCGCCGTGCTCGTCAACACCGCGCGCGGCCCGGTGGTCGATGAAGAGGCGCTGATCGAGGCACTGCGCACACGCCGCATCTTCGGCGCGGGCTTCGACGTGTACGAGCACGAACCCGCCGTGCCCGAAACCCTGCGCGCTCTCGACAACGCCGTCATCCTCCCCCACATCGGCAGCGCCTCCTTCGACACCCGCGCACGTATGGCTGTTATGGCCGCCGAGAATATTCTTGCGGTCCTCGCCGGACGCTCCGCACCGAATGCCGTCGAATGA
- a CDS encoding OmpA family protein, producing MNLLRRLLPLLVLGTCTALAQRWDYSERENLGAMINTSFDEVYPIISPDGSILYFVRKDYPQNVDGPKADIWISERLPDSTWGIARNIGAPLNTGGFNYVCHAFPDNNTLLLGNHYLPDGRQEPGISLATRARSGWSPPRNHTIRGYVNTSKYAEFTMSPDQSVLLLSIENRNTLGGRDLFVSFREDDTTWSEPFNAGAPLNSATDDITPFLAADGKTLYFSSGRSGGFGSNDVYFSRRLDDTWLSWGDPQNMGYPINTPGWDAYYSVPANGEFAYFVSTMSGSGLSDIFRVRLPKHEKPTPVLMLTGIVKDFDHKPLPAKIYYQTMSDSSRRGTAVAHPATGAFTIALPAGEQWQFRAELEGYYPISEYIDLRELEEYSTETRDLVLAPITRGSTILLNNLFFDFDMATLRPESVSELQRLTRLLRSQPEMRIQINGHTDSVGTIQYNESLSQARAQAVVDYLISQGIPAARMQARGYGKAVPVTSNATEAGRQRNRRVEFTIL from the coding sequence GTGAATCTGCTCCGGCGATTGCTTCCGCTTCTGGTGCTCGGTACATGCACCGCACTCGCGCAGCGTTGGGACTACAGCGAACGCGAGAACCTCGGGGCGATGATCAATACATCGTTTGATGAAGTGTATCCGATCATCTCGCCGGACGGGAGCATCCTGTACTTTGTCCGCAAGGATTATCCGCAGAATGTCGACGGTCCGAAGGCCGACATCTGGATCAGCGAGCGTCTCCCCGATTCGACCTGGGGCATAGCGCGGAACATCGGCGCCCCGCTCAACACGGGCGGCTTCAACTACGTCTGCCACGCATTCCCCGACAACAACACCCTGCTTCTCGGCAATCACTATCTGCCGGACGGCAGGCAGGAACCGGGCATCTCGCTCGCGACACGCGCGCGCAGCGGGTGGAGTCCGCCGCGGAATCACACGATACGGGGCTATGTCAACACGTCGAAGTATGCCGAGTTCACCATGTCGCCGGATCAGAGCGTGCTGCTCCTGTCCATCGAAAACAGGAACACCCTGGGCGGACGCGATCTGTTTGTCTCCTTCCGGGAAGACGATACAACATGGTCCGAACCCTTCAATGCCGGGGCGCCGTTGAATTCGGCGACCGACGACATCACGCCGTTTCTGGCCGCCGACGGGAAGACGCTGTACTTTTCGAGCGGCCGATCGGGCGGCTTCGGCAGCAACGACGTGTATTTTTCGCGCCGGCTCGACGACACATGGCTCTCGTGGGGAGATCCCCAGAACATGGGCTACCCGATCAACACACCCGGCTGGGATGCCTACTATTCCGTGCCCGCCAACGGCGAATTCGCATATTTTGTATCCACCATGTCCGGCAGTGGCCTCAGCGACATTTTTCGTGTGCGATTGCCGAAGCACGAGAAGCCGACTCCGGTGCTGATGCTCACGGGCATCGTAAAGGACTTCGACCACAAGCCGCTGCCCGCGAAGATCTATTATCAGACGATGTCGGACTCGTCGCGGCGGGGCACCGCCGTTGCGCATCCCGCGACAGGAGCCTTCACGATCGCGTTGCCGGCAGGCGAGCAGTGGCAGTTCCGCGCCGAACTCGAGGGGTATTACCCGATCAGCGAATACATCGATCTGCGTGAATTGGAGGAATACAGCACCGAGACGCGCGATCTCGTTCTCGCCCCGATAACACGCGGCAGCACGATTCTGCTCAACAACCTGTTTTTCGACTTCGACATGGCGACGCTGCGTCCCGAATCCGTGTCGGAACTGCAGCGCCTCACGCGCCTCCTTCGCTCGCAGCCCGAGATGCGCATACAGATCAACGGGCACACTGACAGCGTCGGCACCATCCAATACAACGAGTCGCTGTCGCAGGCGCGTGCGCAGGCCGTGGTGGATTATCTGATCTCGCAGGGCATTCCCGCGGCGCGTATGCAGGCGCGCGGTTACGGCAAGGCCGTCCCTGTCACGAGCAATGCGACAGAGGCGGGCAGGCAGCGCAACCGCAGGGTCGAATTCACCATACTCTAG
- a CDS encoding D-2-hydroxyacid dehydrogenase, with protein sequence MKILIPDGISKEGAKLLIEAGHELNQTKFTPEELLAAIPEYDAIIVRSATKVTKDVIDTGAKLKVIARGGVGLDNIDVAYAKSKGIPVLNTPGASAISVAELAVGHMFAVSRFLHESSGEMRQGKWPKKEYAKGIELYNKTLGVLGFGSIGKEVARRGIGLGMKVIAFDPLYAPMRFDVEITSKEDVIRRADFLTLHLPLDKQAGPTIGAAEFAMMKDGVVLINCARGGVVDEAALLDALNSGKVYAAGIDVFVNEPATEAQQALIAHPRVSATPHIGAQTVEAQDRVSIEIAEKVIAGLAG encoded by the coding sequence ATGAAAATCCTCATCCCCGACGGCATTTCGAAAGAAGGCGCAAAACTGCTCATCGAGGCAGGGCACGAACTGAATCAGACCAAGTTCACGCCGGAGGAACTCCTGGCCGCGATTCCCGAGTATGACGCGATCATCGTCCGTTCGGCCACGAAGGTCACGAAGGACGTGATAGACACAGGCGCAAAACTCAAGGTGATCGCGCGCGGCGGTGTGGGTCTCGACAACATCGACGTCGCGTACGCGAAGAGCAAGGGTATTCCCGTGCTGAACACGCCGGGCGCATCGGCGATCTCTGTCGCGGAACTCGCGGTCGGTCACATGTTCGCCGTGAGCCGTTTCCTGCACGAGAGCAGCGGTGAAATGCGCCAGGGCAAGTGGCCGAAAAAGGAATATGCCAAGGGCATCGAGCTGTACAACAAGACACTCGGCGTGCTGGGCTTCGGCAGCATCGGCAAGGAAGTGGCGCGCCGCGGCATCGGCCTCGGCATGAAGGTCATCGCCTTCGATCCGCTCTACGCGCCGATGCGTTTCGACGTCGAAATCACCTCGAAGGAGGATGTGATCCGCCGCGCGGACTTCCTCACGCTGCATCTGCCGCTCGACAAGCAGGCCGGACCCACCATCGGCGCCGCCGAATTCGCGATGATGAAGGACGGCGTGGTGCTGATCAACTGCGCCCGCGGCGGCGTGGTGGACGAGGCGGCGCTGCTCGACGCACTCAACAGCGGCAAGGTGTACGCCGCGGGCATCGACGTGTTCGTGAACGAACCCGCCACCGAGGCGCAGCAGGCCCTCATCGCGCATCCGCGCGTCAGCGCCACTCCCCATATCGGCGCGCAGACCGTGGAAGCGCAGGACCGCGTCTCCATCGAAATCGCCGAGAAAGTCATCGCCGGCCTCGCGGGCTGA
- the serC gene encoding 3-phosphoserine/phosphohydroxythreonine transaminase, protein MERAHNFFAGPAVLPYSVVEETRDAVMNFANLGVSLMEVSHRSKEFDAVMLEAQKDALEIMGLSADEYDCMFVGGGASTQFAMVPMNFLHTKADYVVTGEWATKAAKEARLFGEVVEVASSQDANFNFIPKTLPWSSDVDYAHITTNNTIYGTQWRATPDVGAVPLVADMSSDMLSRVLDYSKYSLIYAGAQKNLGPAGVTMIVVKKAWVEEKAKKNIPTMLKYKTHVDKGSMYNTPPVLPVFVVGRTLKWIKAMGGLEAIEKNNEMKAKLIYDVIDGCGDFYKGSVAVKEDRSLMNITWNLQTPELEDKFIAEAKKLRMLGLKGHRSVGGIRASTYNSCPVESCKALAAFMEEFYKANK, encoded by the coding sequence ATGGAACGCGCGCACAACTTTTTCGCCGGCCCGGCCGTCCTTCCGTACTCGGTCGTGGAGGAAACCCGTGATGCGGTGATGAACTTCGCCAACCTCGGCGTGTCACTCATGGAAGTCAGCCATCGTTCGAAGGAATTCGACGCCGTCATGCTCGAAGCGCAGAAGGACGCGCTCGAGATCATGGGCCTTTCCGCCGACGAGTACGACTGCATGTTTGTCGGCGGCGGCGCCAGCACGCAGTTCGCCATGGTGCCGATGAACTTCCTGCACACGAAGGCCGACTATGTCGTGACCGGCGAGTGGGCCACGAAGGCGGCGAAGGAAGCCCGTCTGTTCGGGGAAGTGGTGGAGGTCGCCTCGTCGCAGGACGCCAACTTCAACTTCATTCCCAAGACCCTCCCCTGGTCGTCCGACGTCGATTACGCGCATATCACCACGAACAACACCATCTATGGCACGCAGTGGCGCGCGACACCCGACGTGGGCGCGGTGCCGCTCGTCGCGGACATGTCGTCGGACATGCTGAGCCGCGTTTTGGACTATTCGAAGTACTCGCTGATCTATGCGGGCGCGCAGAAGAATCTCGGTCCCGCCGGCGTGACCATGATTGTCGTGAAAAAGGCCTGGGTCGAGGAGAAGGCCAAGAAGAACATCCCGACCATGCTCAAGTACAAGACCCATGTCGATAAGGGCTCGATGTACAACACGCCGCCAGTGCTGCCGGTCTTTGTTGTCGGCCGCACGTTGAAGTGGATCAAGGCCATGGGCGGACTCGAAGCGATCGAAAAGAACAACGAGATGAAGGCAAAACTCATCTACGACGTCATCGACGGCTGCGGCGATTTCTACAAGGGCTCGGTGGCGGTGAAGGAAGACCGCTCGCTGATGAACATCACTTGGAATCTTCAGACCCCGGAACTCGAGGACAAGTTCATCGCCGAAGCGAAGAAACTGCGTATGCTCGGACTCAAAGGCCATCGCTCCGTCGGCGGCATCCGTGCATCCACCTATAACTCCTGTCCCGTCGAATCGTGCAAGGCACTTGCCGCCTTTATGGAGGAGTTTTACAAGGCGAATAAATAG
- a CDS encoding DUF1015 domain-containing protein — MATIRPFRAFRPTPDHAAEVAAKPYDVLNSDEARAEVAGHPLSFLHVGKPEVDLDPAIPLHDARVYEKGRENLHHLIDTGVLVEDAAPSLYVYAQTMNGHTQYGLVGCASVEEYWIDTIKKHEFTRKDKEEDRCNHVRVTNAHSGPIFLTYRDVPAIDAIVSRVCAGDPDNDHVATDGIRHQSWVISDPADTGAIMRLFADIPTLYVADGHHRSAAAGIVGRERAAANAAHTGDEEYNFFLAVYFPGSQLRIFDYNRVVKDLHGMTSAEFLDKLAAMFTVTPTASQVRPSRKGEIGLYIDGAWHVLTALPALTDTDDPVERLDVALLQKYVLDGLLGIHDPRTDKRIDFVGGIRGLGELERRVDSGEMRCAFSMFPTSVDELMSIADAGKIMPPKSTWFEPKLRDGLFVHFLD, encoded by the coding sequence ATGGCCACCATCCGCCCCTTCCGCGCATTCCGCCCGACCCCCGACCACGCCGCCGAGGTCGCGGCGAAGCCGTACGATGTCCTGAACTCCGATGAAGCCCGCGCCGAGGTGGCGGGGCATCCTCTGTCGTTCCTGCACGTCGGCAAGCCCGAAGTCGATCTCGATCCCGCGATTCCTCTCCACGACGCGCGTGTGTACGAAAAGGGACGCGAGAATCTGCACCACCTCATCGACACGGGTGTGCTGGTGGAGGATGCAGCGCCCTCGCTGTACGTGTATGCGCAGACGATGAACGGACACACGCAGTACGGTCTCGTCGGCTGCGCGTCCGTCGAGGAGTACTGGATCGACACGATCAAGAAGCATGAATTCACACGGAAGGACAAGGAGGAGGACCGCTGCAATCACGTGCGTGTCACCAACGCGCATTCGGGTCCGATCTTCCTCACCTACCGCGATGTGCCCGCAATCGACGCCATCGTCTCGCGCGTCTGCGCAGGCGACCCCGACAACGACCACGTCGCCACCGACGGCATACGCCATCAGTCGTGGGTCATCTCCGATCCGGCCGACACCGGCGCCATCATGCGCCTGTTTGCGGATATTCCGACCCTGTATGTCGCTGATGGACACCACCGCTCGGCGGCCGCGGGCATCGTGGGCCGTGAACGGGCGGCGGCAAATGCGGCGCACACGGGCGACGAGGAGTACAACTTCTTCCTCGCCGTGTATTTCCCCGGCAGCCAGTTGCGCATCTTCGACTACAACCGCGTGGTGAAGGACCTGCACGGCATGACAAGCGCGGAATTCCTCGACAAGCTGGCGGCCATGTTCACGGTCACGCCCACCGCATCGCAGGTCCGCCCCTCCCGCAAGGGTGAAATCGGCTTGTACATTGACGGTGCGTGGCATGTTCTCACCGCACTCCCCGCGCTGACCGACACCGACGATCCCGTCGAGCGGCTCGACGTGGCGCTGCTTCAGAAATACGTGCTCGACGGACTGCTCGGCATACACGACCCGCGCACCGACAAGCGTATCGATTTTGTCGGAGGCATACGCGGACTCGGCGAACTCGAACGGCGCGTGGACTCGGGAGAAATGCGTTGTGCCTTCAGCATGTTTCCGACCTCGGTCGACGAACTGATGTCGATCGCCGACGCGGGCAAAATCATGCCTCCGAAATCGACGTGGTTCGAACCGAAACTGCGCGACGGCCTCTTCGTGCATTTTCTGGACTGA
- a CDS encoding lysophospholipid acyltransferase family protein, whose translation MMMRLLPLFRVLLETLLRSLRVTVQGGGYLEELRAARAPFVLVFWHGSMLLPWWMMRRSGASALVSLSRDGEFLARLLASWGFRVLRGSSSRGGREAMDAMRGELRDGRVLCVTPDGPRGPRLEMKMGAVRAAQTMRVPLLCVAVGYHRSRTLRSWDRFDVPFPFTRARVEFLPQITIDPALEGEALEMRRLEIEKALLALHRRATCGMQDE comes from the coding sequence GTGATGATGCGCCTGCTGCCCCTGTTCCGCGTTCTGCTCGAAACGCTGCTGCGCTCGCTGCGCGTGACCGTGCAGGGCGGCGGTTATCTCGAGGAGCTGCGCGCGGCGCGCGCGCCCTTTGTGCTCGTATTCTGGCACGGCTCGATGCTGCTGCCCTGGTGGATGATGCGCCGCTCCGGCGCGTCGGCGCTGGTGAGTTTGAGCCGCGACGGCGAATTCCTTGCGCGCCTGCTTGCCTCGTGGGGTTTCAGGGTGCTGCGCGGCTCGAGCAGCCGCGGGGGCCGCGAGGCGATGGACGCGATGCGCGGCGAGTTGCGCGACGGGCGCGTGCTCTGTGTGACGCCCGACGGTCCGCGCGGTCCGCGTCTCGAGATGAAAATGGGCGCGGTGCGGGCGGCGCAGACCATGCGCGTGCCGCTGCTGTGTGTTGCGGTCGGGTATCACCGCAGCCGCACCCTGCGCAGTTGGGACCGCTTCGACGTGCCCTTTCCCTTCACGCGCGCGCGTGTGGAGTTTCTGCCGCAGATCACGATTGATCCCGCGCTCGAGGGCGAGGCGCTCGAGATGCGGCGGCTCGAGATCGAGAAGGCCCTGCTCGCGTTGCACAGGCGCGCAACCTGCGGCATGCAGGACGAGTGA